One Acetobacter ghanensis DNA window includes the following coding sequences:
- the ccmE gene encoding cytochrome c maturation protein CcmE: protein MTRKTRRLWLVIACVACLGTAAALILRAFSSDIVFFVTPSQVEASPPPKDRTVKLGGMVVAGSVTREKHGETPVATFAVTDGQAAVTVHYEGILPDLFREGQSVVAIGTVQPPHEFMATEVLAKHDETYMPKEVAEALKKSGKWDPRFGPPPSAASWNSMTVQDARKNLSAPAAAN, encoded by the coding sequence ATGACCCGCAAGACCCGTCGCCTCTGGCTTGTCATTGCCTGCGTTGCCTGCCTTGGCACTGCGGCAGCCCTGATCCTGCGGGCTTTCTCATCTGACATTGTTTTCTTTGTAACGCCGTCTCAGGTAGAAGCCTCCCCTCCACCCAAGGACCGCACGGTCAAACTGGGTGGTATGGTTGTAGCCGGGTCCGTCACGCGTGAAAAACATGGCGAAACACCTGTTGCCACTTTTGCCGTAACCGATGGTCAGGCCGCCGTAACCGTCCATTACGAAGGCATTCTGCCCGACCTGTTCCGCGAGGGACAAAGCGTTGTCGCTATTGGCACGGTTCAGCCGCCGCATGAGTTCATGGCGACAGAAGTTCTGGCCAAGCATGATGAAACCTACATGCCCAAGGAAGTGGCCGAAGCCCTTAAAAAGTCCGGCAAATGGGACCCACGCTTTGGCCCGCCCCCAAGTGCGGCAAGCTGGAACAGCATGACCGTGCAAGACGCGCGCAAGAACCTTTCCGCCCCCGCTGCGGCAAACTGA
- a CDS encoding heme ABC transporter permease produces MSASPTFVARTGSFFHRYANPGRFLKLGARLQPWLTWPAIAFTLAGLGWGLFYSPADWQQGDSVRIMYVHVPAAMLASGGYAGLAVCGLLSLVWRHPLADLAAVEIGPVGACITALCLATGSLWGKPMWGTWWVWDARLTSVLVLFFLYLGHIALIRAFDDPQRGYRAAAILALAGAVDLPIIKFSVQWWNTLHQPDSITLTGAPTMSASMLWPLALSTIGFSLGFAAIVVARTRAAVMESRIRALLSSPAGVEVLHDPPSLHCSQLRAGCPYGACSLHWCGAAAPA; encoded by the coding sequence TTGAGCGCCTCCCCGACCTTTGTCGCGCGTACTGGCAGTTTTTTCCACCGGTATGCAAACCCCGGCCGGTTTCTCAAGCTGGGCGCACGCCTCCAGCCGTGGCTAACCTGGCCGGCCATCGCCTTTACTCTGGCCGGTCTGGGGTGGGGGCTCTTCTATTCCCCGGCTGACTGGCAGCAGGGAGATTCCGTGCGCATTATGTACGTGCATGTGCCCGCAGCCATGCTGGCATCTGGCGGTTATGCCGGGCTTGCCGTGTGTGGCCTGCTCTCACTGGTCTGGCGTCACCCACTGGCGGACCTCGCGGCTGTGGAAATAGGGCCGGTCGGTGCCTGCATTACCGCGCTATGCCTTGCCACAGGCTCCCTGTGGGGCAAGCCTATGTGGGGCACATGGTGGGTGTGGGACGCACGCCTGACCTCTGTGCTGGTCCTGTTTTTTCTCTACCTTGGCCATATTGCACTGATCCGCGCGTTTGATGACCCCCAGCGCGGTTATCGGGCCGCTGCCATTCTGGCTTTAGCTGGCGCTGTGGATTTGCCAATCATCAAGTTTAGTGTGCAATGGTGGAACACCCTGCACCAGCCAGACAGCATTACCCTGACCGGAGCGCCCACCATGTCCGCCTCCATGCTGTGGCCGCTGGCACTATCTACCATCGGATTTTCCCTCGGATTTGCAGCCATTGTTGTGGCGCGCACACGGGCCGCTGTGATGGAAAGCCGTATTCGGGCCCTGCTGTCCTCCCCCGCCGGGGTGGAGGTGCTGCATGACCCACCTTCCCTACATTGCAGCCAGCTACGGGCTGGCTGCCCTTATGGCGCTTGTTCTCTCCATTGGTGCGGCGCTGCGGCTCCGGCGTGA
- a CDS encoding YciI family protein encodes MLFAIICTDRPGSLDLRMATRAQHLAFLEANKTAIQFGGPQLDMNGKPCGSLILLEAEDRASAEGFAAADPYAKVDLFESVVVRPLRTVFRDGQLAE; translated from the coding sequence ATGTTGTTCGCCATTATCTGTACGGATCGCCCCGGTTCTCTGGACCTGCGCATGGCTACCCGCGCGCAGCATCTGGCCTTCTTGGAAGCAAACAAAACGGCCATTCAGTTTGGTGGCCCGCAGCTTGATATGAACGGCAAACCCTGCGGCAGTCTGATCCTGCTGGAAGCAGAAGATCGCGCCAGTGCGGAAGGGTTTGCCGCAGCCGACCCCTACGCCAAGGTGGACCTGTTTGAGAGCGTGGTTGTGCGCCCGCTGCGCACGGTTTTCCGCGATGGGCAACTGGCTGAATAA
- a CDS encoding EVE domain-containing protein → MAFWLIKSEPDAFSWDEQVANVVEPWTGVRNHQAKKNLAAMQVGDRAFFYHSNVQRAIVGVVEVVRAAYPDPTAESGAWVCVDVKAVAPMPTPVTLAQIKAEPALEELALVRQSRLSVCPVSADHWQMLCQMGGWKEGR, encoded by the coding sequence ATGGCATTCTGGCTGATAAAGAGCGAGCCTGACGCGTTCAGTTGGGACGAGCAGGTTGCCAATGTTGTAGAGCCGTGGACGGGAGTTCGGAATCACCAGGCCAAAAAGAACCTTGCCGCCATGCAGGTGGGGGACAGGGCATTTTTTTACCATTCCAACGTACAGCGCGCGATTGTTGGCGTGGTGGAGGTGGTGCGGGCGGCCTACCCGGACCCCACGGCGGAAAGTGGTGCGTGGGTCTGTGTAGATGTTAAGGCGGTTGCTCCCATGCCAACCCCTGTAACGCTTGCGCAGATCAAGGCGGAGCCGGCGCTGGAGGAGTTGGCGTTGGTCCGTCAGTCCCGCTTGTCTGTCTGCCCTGTTTCGGCTGATCACTGGCAGATGTTATGCCAGATGGGTGGCTGGAAAGAAGGGCGCTAA
- a CDS encoding TIGR01244 family sulfur transferase, which produces MKYQAIAPDFAVSAQITANDIPAIKDAGFKTIICNRPDGEEAGQPTAESIGAAAREAGLTFIAIPVASGAAPSSDVKIETQEVLNTLPGPYFAYCRSGNRSAQAWALATQG; this is translated from the coding sequence ATGAAGTATCAAGCCATTGCTCCCGACTTTGCAGTATCTGCCCAGATTACTGCCAACGATATTCCTGCCATCAAGGATGCGGGGTTCAAAACCATTATCTGCAACCGCCCCGATGGCGAGGAAGCAGGCCAGCCCACGGCAGAATCCATTGGCGCTGCTGCGCGTGAGGCAGGGCTGACCTTTATTGCCATCCCCGTGGCATCTGGTGCGGCCCCCAGCTCTGACGTGAAGATTGAAACGCAGGAAGTGCTCAACACGCTGCCGGGGCCATATTTTGCCTATTGTCGCTCCGGCAACCGGTCTGCACAGGCTTGGGCGCTGGCCACGCAGGGCTAA
- a CDS encoding EcsC family protein, protein MKETAGNALTPLALSSRDLGELETALVAVESGRGVLVRLADLMGGAVGHAARLGMRGLGMAPNMEQKLRGLAETAITRAFDVAVLGMKGSADMAMEEPRWRTPGLQAAVAVSGAVGGFAGLAGLAPDVGFTTLTIMREIARIAREEGEDLSDPDARRACLEVFALKAFPNRRNGEESELGYFSARAVLRGRPVVMLIAEVASHYGLALGQKISLQLMPVAGALCGASLNTAFFNHYRALARAHFTIRRLEREHGPVVRDTALALRDSLEGRERL, encoded by the coding sequence ATGAAGGAAACAGCAGGTAACGCCCTGACTCCGTTGGCACTGAGCAGCCGGGATCTGGGGGAGCTGGAGACCGCACTTGTTGCGGTTGAATCCGGGCGTGGTGTTCTGGTGCGTCTGGCGGACCTGATGGGCGGCGCTGTTGGCCATGCGGCCCGGTTGGGTATGCGCGGTCTGGGTATGGCTCCCAACATGGAGCAGAAGCTGCGTGGCTTGGCGGAAACCGCCATTACCCGTGCGTTCGATGTAGCCGTTCTGGGCATGAAAGGCTCGGCAGACATGGCTATGGAGGAACCACGGTGGCGCACACCGGGTTTGCAGGCGGCGGTTGCCGTTTCTGGCGCGGTGGGTGGTTTTGCCGGGTTGGCAGGGCTGGCCCCGGATGTTGGTTTTACAACCCTGACGATCATGCGTGAGATTGCCCGCATTGCCCGGGAGGAAGGGGAAGACCTGTCGGACCCCGATGCCCGGCGCGCCTGCCTGGAAGTGTTTGCGCTTAAGGCATTCCCTAATCGCAGGAACGGGGAAGAGAGCGAGTTGGGGTATTTTTCCGCCCGTGCCGTGCTCCGCGGACGCCCGGTTGTGATGCTGATTGCCGAAGTGGCGTCCCATTACGGTCTGGCATTAGGGCAGAAGATTTCTCTCCAGCTTATGCCGGTTGCTGGCGCATTGTGTGGGGCATCTCTCAATACAGCATTTTTCAACCATTACCGCGCACTGGCGCGGGCGCATTTCACCATTCGCAGGCTGGAGCGCGAGCATGGCCCGGTGGTGCGTGATACGGCGTTGGCTCTGCGTGACAGCCTTGAAGGGCGTGAGCGGCTCTGA